The following are encoded together in the Erwinia sp. E602 genome:
- a CDS encoding DUF3290 domain-containing protein: MKFYGINYLQTQSNLNDYLKYIIIFSTLFVLIVVFSLYMRHRLQTKYRDLTIIAFLFLLFISGVQYADYTNSQNVHSQSSQMVNFVRLLSKEKNVSVNAVFASSVQLTDGVIVKVGDGYYRVNLSADQATYSLVEVWLTNPDISIVNN; the protein is encoded by the coding sequence ATGAAGTTTTATGGGATAAATTATCTACAAACGCAGTCTAATCTGAATGACTATCTGAAATATATTATTATCTTTAGCACGTTATTTGTTCTGATCGTCGTCTTTAGCCTGTATATGCGCCATCGCCTGCAGACTAAGTATCGGGATTTAACGATTATCGCCTTCCTGTTTCTGCTTTTCATCTCGGGCGTTCAGTATGCGGATTATACCAACAGCCAGAACGTACATTCACAGTCATCACAAATGGTTAATTTTGTAAGGCTGTTGTCCAAAGAAAAAAACGTCAGCGTCAATGCTGTTTTTGCCAGCTCAGTACAGCTGACGGATGGCGTGATCGTTAAGGTCGGTGACGGTTATTACCGCGTGAATCTAAGTGCGGATCAAGCCACCTACAGCTTAGTGGAGGTCTGGTTAACCAATCCTGACATCTCCATCGTCAATAATTGA
- a CDS encoding DUF421 domain-containing protein yields MTLYTPIMIKLALGILCLIVQINLMGKGNLAPSSAMDQVQNYVLGGIIGGVIYNESITVLQFVLVLIIWTLLVFVLKFSKEHNRFVKRIIDGKPITLVHNGSVNVKECLRNGVSANDLMFKLRANGVYEVEQLKRVVLEQNGQLTIIQSGDENIRYPIIVDGLANHDLLEIINKDSAWLEARIAEQGFSKISEVYLGEYLSGRINLYGYAR; encoded by the coding sequence ATGACTCTTTACACACCTATTATGATCAAGCTGGCTCTGGGGATACTGTGCCTGATTGTGCAAATCAATCTTATGGGGAAGGGTAATCTGGCCCCTTCATCGGCGATGGATCAGGTTCAGAACTACGTTTTGGGTGGGATTATCGGTGGCGTGATTTACAATGAGTCAATTACGGTGCTGCAATTTGTGCTGGTGTTGATTATATGGACCTTGCTTGTTTTTGTTCTTAAGTTTTCGAAAGAGCATAATCGTTTCGTCAAAAGAATCATCGATGGCAAACCCATTACGTTAGTACATAATGGATCCGTGAATGTGAAGGAGTGTTTACGCAACGGGGTTTCTGCCAACGATCTGATGTTTAAATTAAGGGCTAACGGCGTTTATGAAGTGGAACAGCTCAAGCGCGTTGTTCTTGAGCAGAATGGGCAGCTGACCATTATTCAGAGTGGCGACGAAAATATTCGATATCCCATCATCGTGGACGGTTTAGCGAACCATGACCTGCTGGAAATTATTAATAAGGACAGCGCATGGTTAGAAGCAAGAATTGCAGAACAGGGCTTCAGTAAAATCAGTGAAGTCTACTTAGGTGAATACCTCTCCGGCCGGATTAATTTATACGGGTATGCGAGATAA
- the tus gene encoding DNA replication terminus site-binding protein yields the protein MSQYEAVDRLHRCVADLEQELATLQQQIVALRLLAARVFVLPPVEKGREHDPLLKIAVEQQLGQAALQRALAHYGLLFMQHQSEKISTKSAVRLPGAICLQADDVQAESLRQQVQRVNQLKQDLEQIITVDSGLPSEERFEFVHRHQRGLITLNAYRGIPLLESPDSVRFGWANKHIIKNVSRAEILEKLEKSLQAGRAVAPWTREQWAERVSEEMDLLRGLPEGAALKIKRPVKVQPIARVYDAESKKQTQLACPSPLLVLCRDAASVPKLGELLNYNAAQITHRYKPEAQMLHLVVPRLHLYSDRVE from the coding sequence ATGAGTCAATATGAAGCCGTCGATCGCCTGCACCGCTGCGTGGCGGATCTGGAGCAGGAACTTGCCACTTTGCAGCAGCAGATTGTTGCCCTGCGGCTGCTGGCCGCGCGGGTGTTTGTCTTACCGCCGGTGGAGAAAGGTCGCGAGCACGATCCGCTGCTGAAAATTGCCGTTGAGCAACAGCTCGGCCAGGCCGCGCTGCAGCGGGCGCTGGCCCACTACGGGCTGCTGTTTATGCAGCACCAGTCGGAGAAAATCAGCACCAAATCGGCGGTACGCCTGCCCGGTGCCATCTGCCTGCAGGCCGATGATGTGCAGGCCGAAAGCCTGCGCCAGCAGGTGCAGCGGGTCAATCAGCTGAAGCAGGATCTGGAGCAGATTATCACCGTCGACTCCGGCCTGCCGAGCGAGGAGCGCTTCGAGTTTGTGCATCGCCACCAGCGCGGGCTGATCACCCTTAACGCCTATCGCGGCATTCCGCTGCTGGAGAGCCCGGACTCGGTGCGCTTCGGCTGGGCCAACAAGCATATTATTAAGAACGTCAGCCGCGCTGAGATACTGGAGAAACTGGAAAAAAGCCTGCAGGCCGGGCGTGCCGTCGCCCCCTGGACGCGTGAACAGTGGGCGGAGCGGGTATCGGAAGAGATGGATCTGCTGCGCGGGTTACCGGAAGGTGCGGCGCTGAAGATTAAACGGCCGGTAAAAGTGCAGCCGATTGCGCGGGTGTATGATGCGGAGTCAAAAAAACAGACCCAGCTGGCCTGCCCTTCCCCGCTGCTGGTGCTGTGCCGCGATGCCGCCAGCGTGCCGAAGCTGGGGGAGCTGCTGAACTACAACGCGGCGCAGATTACGCACCGCTATAAGCCGGAGGCGCAGATGCTGCACCTGGTGGTGCCAAGGCTGCATTTGTACAGTGACCGGGTGGAATAG
- a CDS encoding MFS transporter → MSTLSHTPPHHPPHAYWSGIFAMTLCVFVLVASEFMPVSLLTPLARDLQVSEGLAGQGIAISGALAVLTSLSISSLAGAINRKILLQGMTVLMAVSGIIIALAPDYPVYIAGRALIGVAIGGFWSMSAATAIRLVPAPQVPRALAIFNGGNALATVIAAPLGSYLGTTIGWRGAFLCLVPVAIVAFIWQAISLPAMPGDQRPRSHGTAFRLLKRPIVAVGMLACGLFFMGQFALFTYVRPFLETVTRVDGAGLSLILLGIGVAGFIGTLAITPFLNAKFYPTLIAIPLLMAAIVGMLLLNSQLVWLVALLFGLWGLLATAAPTGWWTWIARTLPGDAEAAGGLMVAMVQLSIALGSTVGGVLFDKLGWQSTFAMSGALLLVAALLTWLTSGQNSRHK, encoded by the coding sequence ATGTCCACACTAAGCCATACCCCACCCCATCACCCACCGCACGCTTACTGGAGCGGCATTTTTGCCATGACCCTGTGCGTCTTTGTGCTGGTGGCCTCCGAGTTTATGCCGGTCAGCCTGCTGACGCCGCTGGCCCGCGATCTGCAGGTCAGCGAGGGGCTGGCAGGCCAGGGGATCGCCATCTCCGGTGCACTGGCGGTGCTGACCAGCCTGAGTATCTCCTCCCTGGCCGGCGCGATAAACCGTAAAATCCTGTTGCAGGGAATGACGGTGCTGATGGCGGTCTCCGGCATCATTATCGCGCTGGCCCCGGACTACCCGGTCTATATCGCCGGACGCGCGCTGATCGGTGTTGCTATCGGCGGGTTCTGGTCAATGTCCGCCGCCACCGCGATCCGTCTGGTGCCGGCGCCGCAGGTGCCGCGCGCGCTGGCGATTTTCAACGGCGGTAACGCGCTGGCGACGGTGATCGCCGCCCCGCTGGGCAGCTATCTTGGTACCACCATCGGCTGGCGCGGGGCGTTCCTGTGCCTGGTACCGGTGGCGATCGTCGCCTTTATCTGGCAGGCGATCAGCCTGCCCGCAATGCCGGGGGATCAACGCCCACGCTCCCACGGTACGGCGTTTCGCCTGCTAAAGAGGCCGATCGTTGCCGTCGGTATGCTGGCCTGCGGGCTGTTCTTTATGGGGCAGTTTGCGTTATTCACCTACGTGCGCCCGTTCCTTGAGACGGTGACCCGGGTTGACGGGGCCGGCCTGTCGCTGATTCTTCTGGGGATTGGCGTGGCGGGTTTCATCGGCACGCTGGCGATTACCCCGTTCCTCAATGCGAAGTTCTATCCGACGCTGATCGCCATTCCGCTGCTGATGGCGGCGATCGTCGGCATGCTGCTCCTCAACAGCCAGCTGGTCTGGCTGGTTGCGCTGCTGTTCGGGCTGTGGGGACTGCTGGCGACCGCAGCACCGACCGGATGGTGGACGTGGATTGCCCGTACCCTGCCCGGTGATGCCGAGGCGGCGGGCGGCCTGATGGTGGCAATGGTCCAGCTGTCGATTGCGCTGGGTTCAACGGTGGGCGGCGTTCTGTTTGATAAGCTCGGCTGGCAGAGCACCTTTGCGATGAGCGGCGCGCTGCTGCTGGTTGCGGCGCTGCTGACCTGGCTGACTTCAGGGCAAAACAGCCGTCATAAATAG
- a CDS encoding alpha/beta hydrolase — MIAFTRKLTSAIPAMLLCASISVVATMSYADTTNPNLPVSMVKTWDKTFAESDKVEHRKVSFQTRYGITLVGDLYLPKTRGDAKLAAIALSGPFGAVKEQSSGLYAQTLAEQGFVTLAFDPSYTGESGGSPRNVASPDINTEDFSAAVDFLGLQKEVDRNRIGLLGICGWGGMALNAAAMDTRVKAVATSVMYDMSRAMGHGVGDGKDRYTTADRRAVLGYLNQQRWKDAENGSPAAGSHDLYVDKDGRVTAAERILPEALPADPNPVLKEFFDYYRLPRGFHARSVNSNGAWTATMPLSFMNMPLLSYAKEITIPTLIVTGENAHSRYFAEDAYKAVGSTKKQLVVVPGANHVDLYDNAAGKIPFTQFDQFFKTNLK; from the coding sequence ATGATCGCTTTCACCCGTAAACTGACCAGCGCGATACCTGCCATGCTGCTGTGCGCGTCAATAAGTGTAGTTGCAACAATGAGTTATGCTGATACCACCAATCCAAACCTGCCCGTATCAATGGTAAAGACATGGGACAAAACCTTCGCCGAGAGCGACAAGGTGGAACACCGCAAGGTGTCATTCCAGACCCGCTACGGCATCACCCTGGTCGGCGATCTGTATCTGCCCAAAACCCGTGGCGACGCTAAGCTGGCCGCGATCGCCTTAAGCGGGCCGTTTGGCGCGGTGAAGGAGCAGTCGAGCGGTCTGTACGCGCAGACCCTCGCCGAACAGGGCTTTGTGACGCTGGCCTTCGACCCTTCTTACACCGGTGAAAGCGGCGGTTCTCCGCGTAACGTCGCCTCGCCGGATATCAACACCGAAGACTTTAGCGCGGCGGTGGATTTCCTCGGCTTACAGAAAGAGGTGGATCGCAACCGCATCGGACTGCTCGGCATCTGCGGCTGGGGCGGCATGGCGCTTAACGCCGCCGCGATGGACACCCGCGTAAAAGCGGTCGCGACCAGCGTCATGTACGATATGAGCCGGGCGATGGGCCACGGCGTGGGTGATGGCAAAGATCGTTACACCACGGCCGACCGGCGCGCGGTGCTGGGCTATCTGAACCAGCAGCGCTGGAAGGATGCTGAGAACGGCTCCCCGGCGGCGGGCAGCCACGATCTCTACGTTGATAAAGACGGCCGCGTTACCGCCGCCGAGCGCATTCTGCCGGAAGCGTTACCAGCTGACCCAAACCCGGTGCTGAAAGAGTTCTTTGACTACTATCGCCTGCCGCGCGGCTTCCACGCGCGCTCCGTCAACTCTAACGGTGCCTGGACCGCCACCATGCCGCTGTCGTTTATGAATATGCCGCTGCTGAGCTACGCGAAGGAAATCACCATTCCGACGCTGATCGTTACCGGTGAAAACGCCCACTCGCGCTACTTTGCCGAAGACGCTTATAAAGCGGTGGGCAGCACGAAGAAACAGCTGGTAGTGGTGCCGGGTGCTAACCACGTTGACCTGTACGATAACGCGGCCGGTAAAATCCCGTTTACGCAGTTTGACCAGTTCTTTAAAACCAATCTGAAGTAA